A genomic stretch from Erwinia sp. E_sp_B01_1 includes:
- a CDS encoding TetR/AcrR family transcriptional regulator — translation MTTSTHSHRNNIREHILATGQRIMASKGYSAVGLNEILSDAGVPKGSFYHYFGSKDAFGVAMLESYFDAYLAELDVTLALPDRTMAQRLMHYWQQWQDTQSFLDCQGKCLAVKLGAEVADLSENMRLTLKTGTSAIIQRLTQGIESGVKEGSLHIDDKPARVAESLYQLWLGASVMVKIVRNKDPFESAMLLTKKSLNIAL, via the coding sequence ATGACCACATCTACTCACTCACACAGAAATAATATCCGCGAGCATATCCTGGCTACGGGCCAGCGTATTATGGCGAGCAAAGGATATTCGGCAGTTGGACTCAATGAAATTTTGAGTGATGCAGGTGTGCCCAAAGGATCTTTTTATCATTACTTTGGTTCCAAAGATGCCTTTGGCGTGGCGATGCTTGAAAGCTATTTCGACGCTTATCTGGCTGAACTGGACGTTACGCTGGCTTTACCCGATCGCACCATGGCGCAGCGGTTGATGCATTACTGGCAACAGTGGCAGGACACCCAATCTTTTCTCGATTGCCAGGGGAAATGTCTCGCCGTGAAGCTGGGAGCCGAAGTGGCTGACCTCTCCGAAAATATGCGGCTTACGCTTAAAACGGGGACTTCTGCCATTATTCAGCGCCTGACGCAGGGCATTGAATCAGGCGTGAAGGAGGGGTCACTGCATATCGATGATAAGCCGGCGAGGGTGGCAGAAAGCCTGTACCAGCTCTGGCTTGGCGCGAGCGTGATGGTGAAAATTGTTCGCAATAAAGACCCCTTTGAATCAGCCATGCTGCTGACTAAAAAGAGTCTCAATATTGCCCTGTAG
- a CDS encoding sugar phosphate isomerase/epimerase family protein: MTYNYPKFGAGLWHFANYIDRYAVDGYGPPLSTLEQIQEAKKVGDLSFVDIPYPFSPGVTLDQVREALKEAGLQAIGITPEIYLRKWSRGAFTNPDPVAREEAMKLMNEAAQVVRELGASYVKVWPGQDGWDYPFQVDHKQLWKLAVDGMRELAAANPDVKFAIEYKPREPRVKMTWDSAARTLLGIEEIGLDNVGVLLDFGHALFGGESPADSAQLIIDRGRLFGMDVNDNLRGWDDDLVVGTVHMTEIFEFFYVLKINNWDGVWQLDQFPFREDNVEAARLSIRFLKHIYRALDKLDIPALQAAQHRQDAMQAQRIIQNALLSSIEEE, encoded by the coding sequence ATGACCTATAACTATCCCAAATTTGGTGCTGGCCTGTGGCATTTTGCCAACTACATTGACCGTTACGCGGTAGACGGTTACGGTCCGCCGTTGAGCACGCTGGAACAGATTCAGGAAGCAAAAAAGGTGGGAGACCTCTCCTTTGTGGATATTCCCTATCCGTTCTCGCCGGGCGTTACGTTAGATCAGGTCAGGGAGGCGCTGAAGGAGGCTGGCTTGCAGGCCATTGGCATCACGCCGGAGATCTATCTGCGCAAATGGTCACGCGGTGCCTTTACCAACCCCGATCCTGTCGCCAGGGAGGAGGCAATGAAGCTGATGAACGAAGCGGCGCAGGTGGTCAGGGAGCTGGGGGCGAGCTATGTCAAAGTCTGGCCGGGTCAGGATGGCTGGGATTATCCCTTCCAGGTGGATCATAAACAGCTGTGGAAACTGGCGGTTGACGGTATGCGCGAACTGGCGGCAGCTAACCCGGATGTGAAGTTTGCTATTGAGTACAAGCCTCGTGAGCCACGGGTAAAAATGACCTGGGATTCAGCGGCACGCACATTGCTGGGTATCGAAGAGATCGGTCTGGATAATGTCGGCGTGCTGCTGGACTTTGGTCATGCGCTGTTTGGCGGAGAATCCCCGGCGGATTCTGCCCAGTTGATCATCGATCGTGGTCGTCTGTTTGGAATGGACGTGAACGATAACCTGCGCGGTTGGGATGATGACCTGGTGGTCGGCACTGTACATATGACGGAGATCTTTGAATTCTTCTATGTACTGAAGATCAATAACTGGGATGGCGTCTGGCAACTGGATCAGTTCCCGTTCCGCGAAGATAACGTTGAGGCGGCACGCCTGTCGATTCGTTTCCTGAAGCATATCTATCGCGCCCTGGATAAGCTGGATATCCCGGCACTGCAGGCGGCACAGCATCGTCAGGATGCCATGCAGGCGCAGCGCATTATTCAGAACGCGTTGCTCTCCTCAATTGAAGAAGAATAG
- a CDS encoding NADPH-dependent oxidoreductase, which yields MNSVIKNFISHKSERSFSDRPVEDEVLDRIISTAYHAPTSVNSQQVSVIVTRSAEKRAKISEIAGGQPWIAKAPVFITFVLDMHKSYVGMSAVDKAQLAHESIESIVSGSTDIGIALGSVMAAARAEGLGIVPIGGIRRDPQALITLLDLPQLTFPVAGVVIGYVDQPSHMKPRMAMETFRHNETYQTQGLENQIEKYNQVMVQHWKDIGRNDGESWSESVSGYYSKIYFPDVLAALKKQGFGTDK from the coding sequence ATGAATTCAGTTATTAAAAATTTTATCAGCCATAAAAGTGAACGTAGCTTCAGCGATCGGCCTGTAGAGGATGAAGTATTAGATCGCATCATCAGTACCGCTTACCATGCGCCGACCTCTGTTAATTCTCAGCAGGTTTCTGTGATAGTGACTCGTAGTGCTGAGAAACGTGCAAAGATTTCTGAAATCGCTGGCGGCCAGCCCTGGATTGCCAAAGCACCTGTTTTTATTACATTTGTTCTCGATATGCATAAGTCTTATGTTGGCATGTCGGCTGTGGATAAGGCCCAACTGGCACATGAGAGTATTGAAAGCATCGTTTCCGGATCGACAGATATCGGAATTGCTTTGGGGTCGGTGATGGCCGCAGCCCGCGCGGAAGGATTAGGGATTGTACCGATTGGTGGTATTCGTCGTGATCCGCAGGCGTTGATTACTCTGCTGGATTTGCCGCAATTAACCTTCCCGGTAGCTGGCGTTGTAATTGGCTATGTTGACCAACCTTCGCACATGAAACCACGCATGGCGATGGAAACTTTCCGACATAATGAAACCTACCAGACCCAGGGCCTGGAAAATCAGATCGAAAAATATAATCAGGTCATGGTTCAGCACTGGAAAGACATCGGGCGCAACGATGGTGAAAGCTGGAGTGAAAGTGTCAGCGGATACTACAGCAAGATCTATTTCCCAGACGTGCTGGCTGCGCTGAAAAAGCAGGGATTCGGTACGGATAAGTAA
- a CDS encoding phage antirepressor KilAC domain-containing protein, which translates to MMISTESLKSLEQSVTMSSRELAQMTGITHGEVKRLFKSLETAGRLSQPIIVNDYEREGEMRQEYRLNKRDSLLAVARLSPGFTVEVLDRWQDREKTTHLPDFTNPAVAARAWAEQFEQRQAAERQLALSAPKVAFFDSFIEVQDSLGFRELCKMMKVKEPEFRQFLLERNIMYRAKGTLTPQNYHLQAGYFTLHSGVGENRHTFSQARFTSKGVKWIASLWAGHVSTQPKGAAA; encoded by the coding sequence ATGATGATTTCCACTGAAAGTCTTAAATCCCTGGAACAATCGGTCACAATGAGCAGCCGTGAATTGGCTCAGATGACCGGCATCACGCATGGAGAAGTGAAGCGGTTATTTAAAAGCCTGGAAACTGCTGGACGTCTGTCGCAACCCATCATCGTCAATGACTATGAGCGGGAAGGGGAGATGCGTCAGGAGTATCGTCTGAATAAACGTGACTCGTTGTTGGCAGTAGCTCGTTTATCACCTGGCTTTACCGTTGAAGTGCTGGACCGCTGGCAGGATCGCGAAAAAACCACGCACTTGCCTGACTTTACCAATCCGGCCGTAGCGGCACGCGCCTGGGCTGAACAGTTTGAACAGCGCCAGGCTGCTGAGCGTCAGCTTGCGCTCTCAGCCCCTAAGGTCGCTTTCTTCGACAGCTTTATTGAGGTTCAGGATTCACTGGGCTTTCGTGAGCTGTGCAAGATGATGAAAGTGAAGGAGCCTGAGTTTCGCCAGTTCCTGCTTGAGCGCAACATCATGTATCGCGCCAAAGGCACCCTGACACCGCAGAATTACCATCTGCAGGCCGGTTATTTCACGCTGCACTCTGGCGTTGGCGAAAACCGTCATACCTTTTCGCAGGCTCGCTTCACTTCAAAAGGGGTGAAATGGATCGCCAGCTTGTGGGCAGGGCACGTTTCAACGCAGCCTAAAGGCGCGGCGGCTTAA
- a CDS encoding type 1 glutamine amidotransferase domain-containing protein yields the protein MKVLMILTSHDQLGDTGRKTGFWLEELAAPYYAFKDSGAEITLASPQGGKPPLDPKSNEPDFQTEQTHRFEADTAALSQLADTVRLDTISQADYDTVFYPGGHGPLWDLAEDKHSIALIESFLAANKPVALVCHAPGVLRHVKTPAGRPLVEGKKVTGFTNSEEEAVGLTNVVPFLVEDELIAKGGIYSKGDDWSSYVVQDGLLITGQNPGSSAATAELLIKQFVQ from the coding sequence ATGAAAGTTCTGATGATTCTGACTTCTCACGATCAACTTGGCGATACTGGCCGTAAAACGGGTTTCTGGCTGGAGGAGTTGGCTGCACCTTATTACGCGTTTAAAGATAGCGGGGCAGAAATCACCCTGGCTTCGCCGCAGGGCGGTAAGCCGCCTCTGGACCCAAAAAGTAATGAGCCAGATTTCCAGACAGAGCAGACTCATCGCTTTGAAGCTGATACCGCTGCTCTGTCTCAGCTCGCCGATACGGTACGCCTGGACACAATTTCTCAGGCTGACTATGACACCGTGTTTTATCCAGGAGGCCATGGCCCGCTTTGGGATCTGGCTGAAGATAAACACTCCATCGCGCTTATTGAATCATTCCTTGCCGCTAATAAACCCGTTGCGCTGGTCTGCCATGCGCCTGGCGTACTGCGTCATGTCAAAACACCGGCGGGCCGACCGCTGGTTGAAGGCAAGAAGGTCACTGGCTTTACCAATTCCGAGGAAGAGGCTGTAGGATTAACAAACGTTGTGCCTTTCCTGGTTGAAGACGAGCTTATTGCCAAAGGTGGGATTTATTCTAAAGGTGATGACTGGAGTTCCTATGTCGTACAGGATGGTTTGTTGATCACTGGACAAAATCCAGGTTCATCGGCCGCTACTGCAGAGCTGCTTATTAAGCAGTTTGTTCAGTAA
- a CDS encoding PAS domain-containing methyl-accepting chemotaxis protein — protein MFGVKKSSLSLPLSKGSSIVKDINAIKQHVAWIEFLPDGEILSANQQFLEVTGYSLSEIQGKHHRIFCKPEYVRSSSYNAFWQALASGESVTGIFERFSKNHQRFYLSATYFPVSDDKGNVYKVIKVATDITARHQELEHKEAVINALDLSMAVIEFTPDGKILTANNNFLTTMGYALSDIVGQHHRIFCYESFYKDKPDFWQKIGKGQHFVGRFERKTASGERIWLEASYNPVYDADGKVGKVIKIASDITARVEAAKRVADIAVTTSEETSQITHNANEVLDETVRNSGLVAIQVNAATEIGAQLNASAKSISEVVDTINVIAAQTNILALNAAIESARAGEAGRGFSVVAAEVRRLAASTASATQKITAVVEINSTLIQQMYQQLDAVKQIVVSEQDKICDLSRSLKEINSGVHQFVSVIHRLDV, from the coding sequence ATGTTTGGTGTGAAAAAATCGAGTCTTTCCCTGCCCTTGTCCAAAGGCAGTAGCATTGTTAAGGACATCAATGCAATTAAACAGCATGTGGCATGGATTGAGTTTTTACCCGATGGAGAGATCCTCAGCGCCAATCAGCAGTTCCTGGAGGTTACCGGCTACTCTCTGAGTGAAATTCAGGGCAAGCATCACCGGATTTTCTGCAAACCCGAATACGTCCGATCTTCAAGCTACAACGCTTTCTGGCAGGCACTCGCGTCTGGCGAGTCGGTCACCGGTATCTTTGAACGCTTCAGCAAAAATCATCAGCGTTTTTACCTTAGCGCCACCTATTTTCCCGTCAGCGATGATAAAGGTAACGTTTACAAGGTGATCAAGGTGGCTACCGATATCACGGCGCGCCATCAGGAGCTGGAACATAAAGAAGCAGTCATTAACGCACTGGATCTCTCAATGGCGGTTATTGAGTTTACGCCTGACGGCAAAATCCTGACTGCGAACAACAATTTCCTCACCACGATGGGCTATGCGTTGTCTGACATCGTGGGTCAGCATCACCGTATTTTTTGCTATGAAAGCTTCTACAAAGATAAACCCGATTTCTGGCAAAAAATTGGTAAAGGTCAGCACTTTGTTGGCCGTTTTGAGCGCAAAACGGCGAGCGGAGAACGTATCTGGCTGGAAGCGAGCTATAACCCTGTTTATGACGCCGATGGCAAAGTGGGCAAGGTCATTAAGATCGCTTCTGATATCACCGCCCGCGTTGAAGCTGCAAAACGGGTAGCGGATATCGCTGTCACCACCTCAGAAGAAACATCGCAAATCACCCATAACGCCAACGAAGTGCTGGATGAAACCGTGCGTAACTCCGGGCTGGTTGCGATCCAGGTGAATGCGGCTACTGAAATTGGTGCGCAGCTCAATGCTTCGGCTAAAAGTATCAGCGAAGTGGTGGATACCATTAACGTCATTGCTGCTCAAACGAATATTCTGGCGCTGAATGCCGCAATCGAATCAGCCAGGGCGGGTGAAGCTGGACGAGGATTTAGCGTAGTGGCTGCCGAAGTGCGACGGCTTGCTGCTTCTACCGCCAGCGCCACGCAAAAGATCACTGCTGTGGTAGAAATAAACTCGACGCTGATTCAGCAAATGTATCAGCAACTGGATGCGGTAAAACAGATTGTGGTTAGCGAGCAGGATAAAATCTGCGATCTTTCGCGCAGCCTGAAAGAGATCAACAGCGGCGTACACCAGTTTGTCAGCGTTATTCACCGGCTGGACGTCTGA